Proteins encoded within one genomic window of Lagenorhynchus albirostris chromosome 9, mLagAlb1.1, whole genome shotgun sequence:
- the BTBD10 gene encoding BTB/POZ domain-containing protein 10 isoform X1 → MAGRPHPYDSNSSDPENWDRKLHSRPRKLYKHSSAPSRVAKGVVEHTKMSLHGASGGHERSRDRRRSSDRSRDSSHERTESQLTPCIRNVTSPTRQHHVEREKDHSSSRPSSPRPQKASPSGSSSSAGNSSRNSSQSSSDGSCKTSGEMVFVYENAKEGARNVRTSERVTLIVDNTRFVVDPSIFTAQPNTMLGRMFGSGREHNFTRPNEKGEYEVAEGIGSTVFRAILDYYKTGIIRCPDGISIPELREACDYLCISFEYSTIKCRDLSALMHELSNDGARRQFEFYLEEMILPLMVASAQSGERECHIVVLTDDDVVDWDEEYPPQMGEEYSQIHLLREITPPEREKARKVHQSNSLKCPAHLEDSTCFIYSTKLYRFFKYIENRDVAKSVLKERGLKKIRLGIEGYPTYKEKVKKRPGGRPEVIYNYVQRPFIRMSWEKEEGKSRHVDFQCVKSKSITNLAAAAADIPQDQLVVMHPTPQVDELDILPIHPPSSNNDLDPDAQNPML, encoded by the exons TGCTCCCTCACGTGTTGCTAAAGGAGTTGTTGAGCACACCAAAATGAGTCTACATGGTGCTAGTGGGGGACATGAGAGATCAAGAGATAGACGAAGGTCAAGTGACCGATCTCGAGATTCATCTCACGAAAGAACAGAATCTCAGCTCACTCCTTGTATTAGAAATGTTACTTCTCCAACACGACAGCACCATGTTG AACGTGAGAAAGATCACAGCTCCTCTCGTCCAAGCAGTCCTCGTCCTCAAAAAGCATCTCCAAGTGGTTCCAGTAGCAGTGCTGGGAACAGCAGCAGAAACAGTAGTCAGTCAAGTTCAGATGGTAGCTGTAAGACATCTGGGGAAATGGTGTTTGTgtatgaaaatgcaaaagaaggAGCTCGGAATGTAAGAACGTCAGAACGAGTGACACTAATAGTGGATAACACTAGATTTGTTGTAGACCCATCCATTTTTACTGCACAGCCAAATACAATGTTGGGCAG GATGTTTGGATCTGGCAGAGAACATAACTTTACACGTCCCAATGAGAAGGGAGAGTATGAGGTGGCAGAGGGGATTGGCTCTACTGTGTTTCGAGCTATTCTG gattactataaaacaggaataatccGTTGTCCTGATGGCATATCTATTCCTGAACTGAGAGAAGCTTGTGACTATCTTTGTATCTCTTTTGAATATAGTACTATTAAATGTAGAGATCTCA GTGCCCTAATGCATGAGTTATCAAATGATGGTGCTCGTAGACAGTTCGAATTTTACCTGGAAGAAATGATTCTGCCTCTCATGGTAGCTAGTGCCCAGAGTGGGGAACGTGAATGCCACATAGTGGTGCTTACAGACGATGATGTGGTTGATTGGGATGAAGAGTATCCACCACAGATGGGAGAAGAATATTCACAAA TTCACCTTTTAAGGGAGATAACTCCACCTGAAAGAGAGAAGGCGAGGAAGGTCCATCAGTCTAACTCCCTGAAGTGCCCAGCACATTTGGAAGACTCAACATGTT TTATTTATAGCACAAAATTATATAGATTTTTCAAGTACATTGAAAACAGAGATGTGGCCAAATCAGTTTTGAAGGAGAGGGGTCTTAAGAAGATTAGATTGGGAATAGAAG GTTATCCAAcctacaaagaaaaagtaaagaaaaggccTGGGGGCCGCCCAGAAGTGATTTACAACTATGTCCAAAGGCCCTTTATTCGAATGTcttgggagaaggaagaaggaaagagtcGGCATGTAGACTTTCAGTGCGTAAAGAGTAAATCTATCACCAACCTTGCAGCAGCTGCCGCAGACATTCCCCAGGACCAGCTGGTGGTCATGCACCCAACTCCTCAAGTGGATGAGCTGGATATTCTCCCTATCCATCCCCCTTCTAGCAACAATGACCTCGATCCTGACGCACAGAATCCGATGCTGTGA
- the BTBD10 gene encoding BTB/POZ domain-containing protein 10 isoform X3: MSLHGASGGHERSRDRRRSSDRSRDSSHERTESQLTPCIRNVTSPTRQHHVEREKDHSSSRPSSPRPQKASPSGSSSSAGNSSRNSSQSSSDGSCKTSGEMVFVYENAKEGARNVRTSERVTLIVDNTRFVVDPSIFTAQPNTMLGRMFGSGREHNFTRPNEKGEYEVAEGIGSTVFRAILDYYKTGIIRCPDGISIPELREACDYLCISFEYSTIKCRDLSALMHELSNDGARRQFEFYLEEMILPLMVASAQSGERECHIVVLTDDDVVDWDEEYPPQMGEEYSQIHLLREITPPEREKARKVHQSNSLKCPAHLEDSTCFIYSTKLYRFFKYIENRDVAKSVLKERGLKKIRLGIEGYPTYKEKVKKRPGGRPEVIYNYVQRPFIRMSWEKEEGKSRHVDFQCVKSKSITNLAAAAADIPQDQLVVMHPTPQVDELDILPIHPPSSNNDLDPDAQNPML; the protein is encoded by the exons ATGAGTCTACATGGTGCTAGTGGGGGACATGAGAGATCAAGAGATAGACGAAGGTCAAGTGACCGATCTCGAGATTCATCTCACGAAAGAACAGAATCTCAGCTCACTCCTTGTATTAGAAATGTTACTTCTCCAACACGACAGCACCATGTTG AACGTGAGAAAGATCACAGCTCCTCTCGTCCAAGCAGTCCTCGTCCTCAAAAAGCATCTCCAAGTGGTTCCAGTAGCAGTGCTGGGAACAGCAGCAGAAACAGTAGTCAGTCAAGTTCAGATGGTAGCTGTAAGACATCTGGGGAAATGGTGTTTGTgtatgaaaatgcaaaagaaggAGCTCGGAATGTAAGAACGTCAGAACGAGTGACACTAATAGTGGATAACACTAGATTTGTTGTAGACCCATCCATTTTTACTGCACAGCCAAATACAATGTTGGGCAG GATGTTTGGATCTGGCAGAGAACATAACTTTACACGTCCCAATGAGAAGGGAGAGTATGAGGTGGCAGAGGGGATTGGCTCTACTGTGTTTCGAGCTATTCTG gattactataaaacaggaataatccGTTGTCCTGATGGCATATCTATTCCTGAACTGAGAGAAGCTTGTGACTATCTTTGTATCTCTTTTGAATATAGTACTATTAAATGTAGAGATCTCA GTGCCCTAATGCATGAGTTATCAAATGATGGTGCTCGTAGACAGTTCGAATTTTACCTGGAAGAAATGATTCTGCCTCTCATGGTAGCTAGTGCCCAGAGTGGGGAACGTGAATGCCACATAGTGGTGCTTACAGACGATGATGTGGTTGATTGGGATGAAGAGTATCCACCACAGATGGGAGAAGAATATTCACAAA TTCACCTTTTAAGGGAGATAACTCCACCTGAAAGAGAGAAGGCGAGGAAGGTCCATCAGTCTAACTCCCTGAAGTGCCCAGCACATTTGGAAGACTCAACATGTT TTATTTATAGCACAAAATTATATAGATTTTTCAAGTACATTGAAAACAGAGATGTGGCCAAATCAGTTTTGAAGGAGAGGGGTCTTAAGAAGATTAGATTGGGAATAGAAG GTTATCCAAcctacaaagaaaaagtaaagaaaaggccTGGGGGCCGCCCAGAAGTGATTTACAACTATGTCCAAAGGCCCTTTATTCGAATGTcttgggagaaggaagaaggaaagagtcGGCATGTAGACTTTCAGTGCGTAAAGAGTAAATCTATCACCAACCTTGCAGCAGCTGCCGCAGACATTCCCCAGGACCAGCTGGTGGTCATGCACCCAACTCCTCAAGTGGATGAGCTGGATATTCTCCCTATCCATCCCCCTTCTAGCAACAATGACCTCGATCCTGACGCACAGAATCCGATGCTGTGA
- the BTBD10 gene encoding BTB/POZ domain-containing protein 10 isoform X2, producing MAGRPHPYDSNSSDPENWDRKLHSRPRKLYKHSSAPSRVAKGVVEHTKMSLHGASGGHERSRDRRRSSDRSRDSSHERTESQLTPCIRNVTSPTRQHHVEREKDHSSSRPSSPRPQKASPSGSSSSAGNSSRNSSQSSSDGSCKTSGEMVFVYENAKEGARNVRTSERVTLIVDNTRFVVDPSIFTAQPNTMLGRMFGSGREHNFTRPNEKGEYEVAEGIGSTVFRAILDYYKTGIIRCPDGISIPELREACDYLCISFEYSTIKCRDLSALMHELSNDGARRQFEFYLEEMILPLMVASAQSGERECHIVVLTDDDVVDWDEEYPPQMGEEYSQIIYSTKLYRFFKYIENRDVAKSVLKERGLKKIRLGIEGYPTYKEKVKKRPGGRPEVIYNYVQRPFIRMSWEKEEGKSRHVDFQCVKSKSITNLAAAAADIPQDQLVVMHPTPQVDELDILPIHPPSSNNDLDPDAQNPML from the exons TGCTCCCTCACGTGTTGCTAAAGGAGTTGTTGAGCACACCAAAATGAGTCTACATGGTGCTAGTGGGGGACATGAGAGATCAAGAGATAGACGAAGGTCAAGTGACCGATCTCGAGATTCATCTCACGAAAGAACAGAATCTCAGCTCACTCCTTGTATTAGAAATGTTACTTCTCCAACACGACAGCACCATGTTG AACGTGAGAAAGATCACAGCTCCTCTCGTCCAAGCAGTCCTCGTCCTCAAAAAGCATCTCCAAGTGGTTCCAGTAGCAGTGCTGGGAACAGCAGCAGAAACAGTAGTCAGTCAAGTTCAGATGGTAGCTGTAAGACATCTGGGGAAATGGTGTTTGTgtatgaaaatgcaaaagaaggAGCTCGGAATGTAAGAACGTCAGAACGAGTGACACTAATAGTGGATAACACTAGATTTGTTGTAGACCCATCCATTTTTACTGCACAGCCAAATACAATGTTGGGCAG GATGTTTGGATCTGGCAGAGAACATAACTTTACACGTCCCAATGAGAAGGGAGAGTATGAGGTGGCAGAGGGGATTGGCTCTACTGTGTTTCGAGCTATTCTG gattactataaaacaggaataatccGTTGTCCTGATGGCATATCTATTCCTGAACTGAGAGAAGCTTGTGACTATCTTTGTATCTCTTTTGAATATAGTACTATTAAATGTAGAGATCTCA GTGCCCTAATGCATGAGTTATCAAATGATGGTGCTCGTAGACAGTTCGAATTTTACCTGGAAGAAATGATTCTGCCTCTCATGGTAGCTAGTGCCCAGAGTGGGGAACGTGAATGCCACATAGTGGTGCTTACAGACGATGATGTGGTTGATTGGGATGAAGAGTATCCACCACAGATGGGAGAAGAATATTCACAAA TTATTTATAGCACAAAATTATATAGATTTTTCAAGTACATTGAAAACAGAGATGTGGCCAAATCAGTTTTGAAGGAGAGGGGTCTTAAGAAGATTAGATTGGGAATAGAAG GTTATCCAAcctacaaagaaaaagtaaagaaaaggccTGGGGGCCGCCCAGAAGTGATTTACAACTATGTCCAAAGGCCCTTTATTCGAATGTcttgggagaaggaagaaggaaagagtcGGCATGTAGACTTTCAGTGCGTAAAGAGTAAATCTATCACCAACCTTGCAGCAGCTGCCGCAGACATTCCCCAGGACCAGCTGGTGGTCATGCACCCAACTCCTCAAGTGGATGAGCTGGATATTCTCCCTATCCATCCCCCTTCTAGCAACAATGACCTCGATCCTGACGCACAGAATCCGATGCTGTGA
- the BTBD10 gene encoding BTB/POZ domain-containing protein 10 isoform X4, translating into MAGRPHPYDSNSSDPENWDRKLHSRPRKLYKHSSAPSRVAKGVVEHTKMSLHGASGGHERSRDRRRSSDRSRDSSHERTESQLTPCIRNVTSPTRQHHVEREKDHSSSRPSSPRPQKASPSGSSSSAGNSSRNSSQSSSDGSCKTSGEMVFVYENAKEGARNVRTSERVTLIVDNTRFVVDPSIFTAQPNTMLGRMFGSGREHNFTRPNEKGEYEVAEGIGSTVFRAILDYYKTGIIRCPDGISIPELREACDYLCISFEYSTIKCRDLSALMHELSNDGARRQFEFYLEEMILPLMVASAQSGERECHIVVLTDDDVVDWDEEYPPQMGEEYSQSYPTYKEKVKKRPGGRPEVIYNYVQRPFIRMSWEKEEGKSRHVDFQCVKSKSITNLAAAAADIPQDQLVVMHPTPQVDELDILPIHPPSSNNDLDPDAQNPML; encoded by the exons TGCTCCCTCACGTGTTGCTAAAGGAGTTGTTGAGCACACCAAAATGAGTCTACATGGTGCTAGTGGGGGACATGAGAGATCAAGAGATAGACGAAGGTCAAGTGACCGATCTCGAGATTCATCTCACGAAAGAACAGAATCTCAGCTCACTCCTTGTATTAGAAATGTTACTTCTCCAACACGACAGCACCATGTTG AACGTGAGAAAGATCACAGCTCCTCTCGTCCAAGCAGTCCTCGTCCTCAAAAAGCATCTCCAAGTGGTTCCAGTAGCAGTGCTGGGAACAGCAGCAGAAACAGTAGTCAGTCAAGTTCAGATGGTAGCTGTAAGACATCTGGGGAAATGGTGTTTGTgtatgaaaatgcaaaagaaggAGCTCGGAATGTAAGAACGTCAGAACGAGTGACACTAATAGTGGATAACACTAGATTTGTTGTAGACCCATCCATTTTTACTGCACAGCCAAATACAATGTTGGGCAG GATGTTTGGATCTGGCAGAGAACATAACTTTACACGTCCCAATGAGAAGGGAGAGTATGAGGTGGCAGAGGGGATTGGCTCTACTGTGTTTCGAGCTATTCTG gattactataaaacaggaataatccGTTGTCCTGATGGCATATCTATTCCTGAACTGAGAGAAGCTTGTGACTATCTTTGTATCTCTTTTGAATATAGTACTATTAAATGTAGAGATCTCA GTGCCCTAATGCATGAGTTATCAAATGATGGTGCTCGTAGACAGTTCGAATTTTACCTGGAAGAAATGATTCTGCCTCTCATGGTAGCTAGTGCCCAGAGTGGGGAACGTGAATGCCACATAGTGGTGCTTACAGACGATGATGTGGTTGATTGGGATGAAGAGTATCCACCACAGATGGGAGAAGAATATTCACAAA GTTATCCAAcctacaaagaaaaagtaaagaaaaggccTGGGGGCCGCCCAGAAGTGATTTACAACTATGTCCAAAGGCCCTTTATTCGAATGTcttgggagaaggaagaaggaaagagtcGGCATGTAGACTTTCAGTGCGTAAAGAGTAAATCTATCACCAACCTTGCAGCAGCTGCCGCAGACATTCCCCAGGACCAGCTGGTGGTCATGCACCCAACTCCTCAAGTGGATGAGCTGGATATTCTCCCTATCCATCCCCCTTCTAGCAACAATGACCTCGATCCTGACGCACAGAATCCGATGCTGTGA